A section of the Pelagicoccus albus genome encodes:
- a CDS encoding TonB-dependent receptor plug domain-containing protein, whose protein sequence is MKSNRNRYKIVRWLLTAAIAGSCSSIYAQSEDSEEEVFELSPFEVKSSDDDIGYRATNTLAGSRLNTSVGDLAASISIVTKQQMEDTASTDLNDIFRYEASTEGSSTYTPGVGVLRGDGIADVNAGFASGANGIAMTNATANTVRGLGAPSASINFYRAIAQIPLDSYNVQSVEISRGPNSMLFGTGSPAGVVNQSRTSAILNENAQSVKIKLDDRGSKRVSYSINKSLVEDKLAFAAAFLMDDKEFERKPSYDDTKRLYASITYKPFEDSKFNFSFEDYSNDNRRPNTLTPVDYVTPWIEAGMPMYNPIDQMVTYTTTGEQVGPFITRTGSPLIDDVRSYIMGLSDYDASLWNDSQTSYNGRSIVGWTALAENGSALQVPGMRWTNSRPTMQIANGETVNWVQARPGGYRTVYGTDENPAANAAWGPSSDEIYANANNYPVYEQQWSSSADYSARGGNIASWKYPGVTDQSIYDWENLNILQMNYGEEDARTLNLEFEQKINEDLFFSAGWFRQEFESYSSYTVSQLNATTLYVDTNSYLPTGEVNPYAGGVYVQDLDPDAFQNELTNDQYRAILAYTPDFTGNDGWTRWLGSHQFIGFVSEEKETQDFYRLRFNYIDSGEEEAGMIRYLANPNNDADGNPTGYRNEGATTRRAFYLTTPNLDPSQYGMINTGSGEWNYREFTGDMDVYNWDAESWQEVSYTASFNPHSAHTGSKQTKISTWNIGGTSHFWEDRIVATYGIREDEVSNRGTTSGTITDADGNVLAEALTRPEQYTDGLLNLDAIMDRYRPWTTISEQTSTGGIVLRPFQGWDGIESRAKGGNLFAEFLDTVGFTYNKSETFNPPTSARVDLFGNALPKPSGEGEDYGIQFSLFENKLFAKISKYESTNENEQISGGTVFSRFTSNLDQSTYRNWARTIALINWGQDPTNTETFGANLSTAQEEQLEADIEAIWGLPYDYYSDLGTTGATRSVFAKGTEVEIVYNPTPNWTLKLTGSEQETVYANVMKEYSEWADTRMPNWLSASASDYLLPEYQGLATYTTDGGTNVDLTNFWSSFGYVSQVRETNPVNTTVEAYYNSILVPQVRLATDLEGQVITNQSKYQAALTTNYRFSDGKYKGWSVGGSMRWLDKKSIGYYGKASGNNGPDYIDISDTTRPIYTPAQTYYDFWLSHKRPIMDGKVDMKVQLNVVNAFEGGGLQVVGVNFDGTPYGYRIIDPRKFMLSMSFDM, encoded by the coding sequence ATGAAATCGAATCGAAATAGATACAAAATAGTTCGATGGCTGCTCACTGCCGCAATAGCCGGCTCCTGCAGCTCGATCTACGCCCAGAGCGAGGACTCGGAGGAGGAAGTTTTCGAACTATCCCCGTTCGAGGTTAAATCCTCAGACGACGACATCGGCTACCGCGCCACCAACACCCTCGCAGGTTCTCGACTCAACACCAGCGTAGGCGATCTCGCGGCATCAATCTCCATCGTTACCAAACAACAGATGGAAGACACCGCTTCAACCGACCTCAACGACATCTTCCGCTACGAGGCCAGTACCGAAGGCTCTTCAACCTACACTCCCGGAGTCGGCGTTCTTCGTGGCGACGGTATAGCGGACGTGAACGCTGGTTTCGCCAGCGGCGCAAACGGCATCGCCATGACCAACGCGACTGCGAACACCGTTCGTGGCCTCGGCGCTCCTTCCGCGTCTATCAACTTCTACCGCGCTATCGCCCAAATCCCTCTGGACTCCTACAATGTTCAGTCGGTGGAAATCAGCCGTGGACCGAATTCGATGTTGTTCGGTACCGGAAGCCCAGCAGGCGTTGTCAACCAGAGCCGCACCTCTGCGATCCTGAACGAAAATGCTCAATCGGTTAAGATCAAACTAGACGACCGCGGATCAAAACGCGTCAGCTACTCGATCAACAAGTCACTCGTCGAGGACAAGCTCGCCTTCGCGGCAGCCTTCCTAATGGACGACAAGGAGTTCGAGCGTAAGCCGTCCTACGACGACACAAAGCGCTTGTATGCATCTATCACCTACAAGCCGTTCGAGGACTCCAAGTTCAACTTCAGCTTTGAGGACTACAGCAACGACAATCGCCGTCCTAATACGCTTACCCCAGTCGACTACGTTACGCCGTGGATCGAAGCAGGTATGCCGATGTACAACCCCATCGATCAGATGGTGACGTATACAACAACTGGCGAGCAGGTAGGCCCATTCATCACCAGAACAGGCAGTCCACTCATCGACGATGTCCGCTCCTACATCATGGGCTTGTCCGACTACGACGCGTCCCTCTGGAACGACAGCCAAACATCCTATAACGGTCGCTCGATCGTCGGCTGGACTGCACTCGCCGAAAACGGTTCCGCTCTTCAGGTACCAGGCATGCGTTGGACCAACAGTCGCCCAACGATGCAGATTGCTAACGGAGAAACAGTAAATTGGGTGCAGGCCAGACCCGGAGGCTACCGCACTGTATACGGCACCGACGAAAACCCAGCGGCTAACGCGGCATGGGGTCCTTCCTCCGATGAAATCTACGCAAACGCGAACAACTACCCAGTCTACGAGCAGCAGTGGAGCTCTTCAGCAGACTACTCTGCACGCGGCGGAAATATCGCTAGCTGGAAGTATCCAGGAGTCACCGACCAATCCATCTACGATTGGGAAAATCTGAATATCCTTCAGATGAACTACGGTGAAGAGGATGCCCGCACCCTGAATTTGGAGTTCGAGCAAAAGATCAATGAAGACCTCTTCTTCTCCGCAGGCTGGTTCCGTCAAGAGTTCGAATCCTACTCGAGCTATACCGTTTCTCAGCTAAACGCTACGACTCTCTACGTCGACACCAACTCCTATCTGCCAACTGGGGAAGTAAACCCATACGCAGGCGGCGTCTACGTACAAGATCTCGACCCAGATGCCTTCCAGAACGAGCTCACCAACGATCAGTACCGCGCGATCCTGGCCTACACGCCTGATTTCACCGGAAACGATGGCTGGACCCGCTGGCTCGGAAGTCACCAATTCATCGGATTCGTTTCCGAAGAAAAGGAAACCCAAGACTTCTACCGCCTCCGCTTCAACTACATCGATAGCGGCGAAGAAGAAGCTGGCATGATTCGCTACCTAGCGAATCCAAACAACGATGCTGACGGGAACCCAACTGGTTACCGTAATGAAGGAGCAACTACGCGTCGCGCGTTCTACCTGACCACGCCAAACCTCGATCCTAGCCAATACGGCATGATCAACACTGGTAGCGGCGAGTGGAACTACCGCGAGTTCACCGGCGACATGGACGTGTACAACTGGGATGCGGAATCCTGGCAAGAAGTGTCCTACACCGCTAGCTTCAACCCGCACTCCGCGCACACCGGCAGCAAGCAAACCAAGATCAGCACTTGGAACATCGGCGGCACCAGCCACTTCTGGGAAGACCGTATCGTGGCCACCTACGGCATCCGCGAAGACGAAGTTTCGAATCGTGGCACTACTTCAGGAACAATCACCGACGCAGACGGAAACGTACTCGCGGAAGCCTTGACCCGTCCTGAACAATACACTGACGGGCTGCTAAACCTAGACGCCATCATGGATCGTTACCGCCCATGGACAACGATCTCCGAACAAACGAGCACCGGTGGTATCGTTCTTCGCCCCTTCCAAGGTTGGGATGGCATCGAGTCCCGCGCCAAGGGTGGTAACCTCTTCGCCGAGTTCCTAGACACAGTCGGATTCACCTACAACAAGTCAGAAACCTTCAACCCGCCAACATCGGCTCGCGTAGACCTATTCGGCAATGCGCTTCCAAAGCCAAGCGGTGAAGGTGAAGACTACGGTATCCAATTCTCGCTGTTCGAAAACAAGCTCTTCGCCAAGATCAGCAAGTACGAATCGACCAACGAAAACGAGCAAATCAGCGGTGGAACAGTGTTCTCTCGCTTCACAAGCAACCTCGACCAGAGCACCTACCGCAACTGGGCACGCACCATTGCTCTTATCAACTGGGGCCAGGACCCAACAAACACTGAAACCTTCGGAGCAAACCTCTCGACTGCTCAAGAAGAGCAGCTCGAAGCTGACATCGAAGCAATCTGGGGACTCCCTTACGACTACTACAGCGACCTCGGCACTACTGGCGCGACTCGCTCCGTTTTCGCAAAGGGCACCGAAGTCGAAATCGTATACAATCCGACTCCAAACTGGACGCTCAAGCTAACCGGATCCGAGCAGGAAACCGTCTACGCAAACGTCATGAAGGAATACTCCGAGTGGGCAGACACACGCATGCCTAACTGGCTATCCGCTAGCGCGTCGGACTACCTTCTTCCAGAATATCAAGGACTGGCAACCTACACCACTGACGGTGGTACAAACGTTGATCTGACCAACTTCTGGAGCAGCTTCGGTTACGTCTCCCAAGTCCGGGAGACCAACCCTGTGAACACTACTGTGGAAGCTTACTACAACAGCATCCTAGTCCCACAAGTTCGACTCGCTACCGATCTAGAGGGGCAGGTCATCACCAACCAAAGCAAGTACCAAGCCGCACTCACCACCAACTACCGTTTCTCCGACGGCAAGTACAAGGGATGGAGCGTTGGCGGCAGCATGCGTTGGCTCGACAAGAAATCCATCGGCTACTACGGCAAGGCTAGTGGAAACAACGGACCAGACTATATCGACATTTCCGATACAACTCGTCCCATCTACACCCCTGCTCAGACCTACTACGATTTCTGGCTCTCCCACAAGCGCCCAATCATGGACGGCAAGGTCGACATGAAGGTTCAGCTCAACGTGGTTAACGCCTTCGAAGGCGGCGGTCTACAGGTAGTAGGAGTGAACTTCGACGGAACTCCATACGGCTACCGTATCATCGATCCAAGAAAGTTCATGCTCTCCATGTCTTTCGACATGTAG
- a CDS encoding glycosyl hydrolase family 28 protein, whose protein sequence is MLQSPLEAATHETSTLAYETISVENAPFEMPSFEVPDFSKASRFSIEDFGAMENNQASVSKAFAAAIEAAHVAGGGQVVVPEGHWPTGKIHLKSGVCLNLEKGSVLEFSSNPEDYLPAVQSTWEGMECFNYSPLIYAFECENVGIIGEGKLYANLDTWKIWYKRPPEHLEASKRLYEMASHDVPVEDRDMTTGEANMRPQFIQFNRCVGVRLEGISIENSPFWVIHPFMSRDVLVRGVKVKAFGHNNDGVDPEMSQNILIEDCVFDQGDDAIAIKSGRNRDAWRLDMPTRNVVVRNCVVKNGHQLCAIGSELSGGVENVLVENCSLDKDIENVGHLLFIKTNERRGGFVRNIYMRNVDAGGLRYGVLGIETDVLYQWKNLVPTYETRLTPIEDVYVENVDVEQAKYVTKIEGQLELPVERVVLKSVRVGKVEERGLQNTNVNDFSFNKEAM, encoded by the coding sequence ATGCTGCAATCCCCTTTGGAAGCGGCTACGCACGAGACAAGTACGCTTGCCTACGAAACTATAAGCGTCGAAAACGCTCCGTTCGAGATGCCAAGCTTTGAGGTTCCGGACTTTTCCAAGGCATCTCGCTTTTCGATCGAGGATTTCGGGGCCATGGAGAACAACCAGGCTTCCGTTTCAAAAGCTTTTGCAGCTGCTATCGAAGCAGCCCACGTTGCAGGAGGAGGTCAGGTTGTTGTACCAGAGGGGCATTGGCCGACCGGTAAGATCCACCTCAAAAGCGGGGTTTGCCTGAATTTGGAAAAAGGCTCGGTGCTAGAGTTTTCATCTAATCCTGAGGATTACCTGCCAGCGGTGCAGTCGACTTGGGAAGGAATGGAGTGTTTCAACTACTCTCCTCTGATCTATGCTTTCGAATGCGAGAATGTTGGAATCATAGGAGAGGGGAAGCTGTACGCAAATTTGGATACATGGAAGATCTGGTACAAGCGTCCGCCCGAGCATCTAGAGGCTTCCAAGCGTTTGTATGAAATGGCCTCGCATGACGTACCGGTTGAAGATCGTGACATGACGACTGGCGAGGCGAACATGCGTCCCCAGTTTATCCAGTTCAACCGTTGCGTCGGAGTGCGCCTGGAAGGTATCTCGATCGAGAATAGTCCCTTTTGGGTAATCCATCCATTCATGAGCCGCGATGTGCTGGTCCGAGGGGTGAAAGTGAAGGCTTTTGGTCACAACAACGATGGAGTCGATCCCGAGATGAGCCAGAATATCTTGATAGAAGACTGCGTGTTTGACCAAGGCGACGACGCGATAGCCATCAAGTCAGGGCGTAATCGGGATGCTTGGCGTCTGGACATGCCGACTCGCAATGTAGTCGTTCGCAATTGCGTGGTGAAGAACGGTCACCAACTTTGCGCGATCGGGAGCGAGTTATCCGGGGGCGTCGAAAACGTATTAGTAGAAAACTGCAGCTTGGACAAAGATATCGAAAACGTGGGTCACCTTCTTTTTATCAAAACGAACGAACGGCGCGGTGGCTTCGTGCGAAACATCTACATGCGAAACGTCGACGCCGGCGGTTTGCGTTACGGTGTCCTAGGCATCGAGACGGATGTGTTGTACCAGTGGAAGAATTTGGTTCCCACCTATGAAACGCGGCTCACTCCGATTGAAGATGTTTACGTAGAAAACGTAGATGTAGAGCAGGCTAAGTATGTAACCAAAATAGAAGGACAGCTAGAGCTGCCGGTTGAGCGGGTCGTTCTGAAATCTGTCCGGGTGGGCAAGGTCGAAGAACGCGGTTTGCAGAATACGAACGTAAACGATTTCAGCTTCAATAAGGAAGCTATGTAG
- a CDS encoding Ig-like domain-containing protein, which translates to MALSLLFSVLIFAHTTRSAPHQLELLDRGLVALKANENQVYLSWRLLASDSEGTAFNVYRSADGGPAVKLTMEAVSLTTDFVDNAADLSLANEYYVRAVVDGVELAASDTVSIDADAEVRQYLSLPLQVPEGGETASGNFEYSANDLSVGDLDGDGAYEVVVKWYPSNAKDNSQSGFTGNTLLDAYTLSGELLWRIDLGVNIRSGSHYTQFMVYDLDGDGKAEIACRTAEGSMDASGAYIAQPENWQGDVALSEIPVDHEADRRNSGGYILEGPEFLTIFDGLTGMELVSTLYEPQRVPGTYFPTTAEINQYWGDSYGNRIDRFNAAVAYLDGTRPSLVMCRGYYTRTALVAYDWRGGVLSKRWMFDTLDEAVSDTYRGQGAHSITVGDVDLDGKDEIVYGASTIDDDGTGLYNTNLGHGDALHLSDMDPDRSGLEVWMPHESPSSYGANGSELHDAATGEIIFGVGGGGADVGRGVAADIDPRYRGFETWASRGGMHSVSGEAIETVSLPSMNFLVWWDADPLREMLNNTTISKWNWSVGSQEAIFTDDGILSNNSTKATPNLSGDILGDWREEVIWRNVDSTELRIYSTVIPANNRLVTLMHDRQYRLAIAWQNVGYNQPPHTGFYLGDGMLPPARPDFYYARTSVDPEVSLVSPVDGEVYKIGDEVAMVAEASDTDGAVSSVEFYEDAKFYGMDLTDPYTAIWDATEGGSFELRAVATDDEGLQGVSAPLVVTVTHNDVYDDAIAWSPWTPRGTRVDGYQGDGYAILGRPWHFLLYENVDGGLDGGHKTLRIRYSTKSRGKEKLYVCVNGRFVRLRLNESHSRSRSRSHSHSRSRSHSQDAWQYAETTIELLPGTENTIFMFARGGTILVDGIEVEGVLRNQDPEIQLINPVDGYTNLEGTDLFLSALAKDVGGAVAQVDFLVNDSVLTTDLSDPYEYIWNDIPEGDYAIKATATDDLGAVVESDTVNVLINNPPSVEIVNPSTGAYTLVSEALPVDVEASDGVGSVEQVELLQDGESLGVSAGPEFGFEWTPSEVGQISLQAVATDNRGTTASSSDVAVTVLPAGYEADYQLEDGGLVGGSGAAADTAGFNGTGYATLPSGDAQIQLKQVDGGSGSMALLRIRFANPEATSRVGAVLVNGNSFAVEYDSTDSAFSTLVVPAPLDAGKSNTILFTAAGEGELYIDELTVRGLQSEADHTYHAENGVRTGSMVLESSNTGFNGIGYMNFPGSEGILEFPTVDGGLGGTKTLSVRYALGSGSRAGTLSINGVSQAIDFVASGSWTGYVTMDIEIELNPGNSNSIVIESIGNDLANVDEVIVRDVGALSDVPAVTLLTPADPAIEWRWGDTMSITASATVASGSIEKVEYYAMDPVVKVGEASGEPFAYDWFVLPGEYEIFARAYSDNGSVAESYGYLMDVSFDNDLPVAEITSPGEGTVLLDGDDVTIEVAASDPDGSVALVEFYVDDVLVAADTSAPYSHTLSALAAGGYQVKVRAQDNLGSYSYVDVVQLGVFYATGGDLIQEAEEGIVAGSFELNYDSRLAGPVGEVNAVKAISSSSDEGTDLPGTDYLEMRFNIPVRGYYRIKSSVASPDGSSDSMYVAIDGADPFQNRWVTAISSSFTEDYVRSDSQDPLLIFWEAGGHFVRFGYREPLKLDYFEVELVNEAPLAQPFFTEGGEAYQEAENAAEIGGNFTVVEDSAASGGYAIETGGSLSPTPNYALFQFNVEYAGFYALKAGVKTVLLNGTTDSFYVSIDGASNSQHVWDTEQSDTVYVEDYATSRTAGDPLLFFLYPGGHTIRIGDREGPFLDWVELEYQGDGL; encoded by the coding sequence ATGGCGCTCAGCCTACTTTTTTCCGTCTTGATATTCGCGCACACAACTCGCTCCGCTCCACATCAGCTGGAGCTCCTTGACCGTGGCTTGGTCGCTCTTAAAGCTAATGAGAATCAGGTGTACCTGAGCTGGCGTTTGCTTGCCAGCGACTCTGAAGGCACTGCGTTTAACGTCTACCGCTCCGCGGATGGAGGCCCTGCAGTCAAGCTGACCATGGAAGCTGTTTCGCTAACGACTGACTTTGTGGATAATGCTGCAGATTTGTCATTGGCCAATGAATACTACGTGCGTGCGGTTGTAGACGGCGTGGAACTCGCCGCGAGCGATACGGTATCGATAGACGCAGACGCGGAGGTGCGCCAGTACCTCAGCCTGCCGCTTCAGGTTCCCGAGGGGGGAGAGACTGCGAGCGGAAATTTTGAATACTCCGCCAATGACCTTTCTGTGGGGGATCTCGATGGAGATGGCGCCTACGAAGTCGTGGTCAAGTGGTACCCTTCCAATGCGAAGGACAACTCGCAGAGTGGTTTCACAGGCAACACGCTCCTCGATGCCTACACTTTAAGTGGCGAGTTGCTTTGGAGAATCGATTTGGGCGTCAACATTCGCTCCGGTTCCCATTACACGCAGTTCATGGTCTACGACCTGGATGGAGATGGCAAAGCGGAGATTGCCTGCCGCACTGCGGAAGGCTCTATGGACGCCAGTGGAGCTTACATCGCGCAGCCTGAAAATTGGCAGGGCGATGTCGCTCTATCGGAAATTCCAGTCGACCATGAGGCGGACAGACGTAACAGCGGCGGCTACATTTTGGAAGGTCCTGAGTTTTTGACGATCTTCGATGGCCTTACTGGCATGGAGCTTGTCTCGACCCTTTACGAACCGCAAAGAGTGCCTGGTACTTATTTTCCAACTACAGCGGAGATCAATCAGTACTGGGGAGATAGCTATGGAAATCGAATAGACCGTTTCAATGCTGCTGTCGCTTACCTCGACGGTACTCGCCCTAGTTTGGTTATGTGCCGCGGTTACTATACTCGCACAGCATTGGTGGCTTACGATTGGAGAGGCGGCGTACTCTCTAAGCGTTGGATGTTTGATACTCTCGATGAAGCTGTCTCGGATACTTATCGTGGACAAGGAGCTCACAGCATCACTGTAGGCGACGTCGACCTAGATGGTAAGGACGAGATCGTGTACGGAGCTTCGACGATCGACGATGATGGTACTGGACTCTACAATACCAATCTCGGCCACGGCGACGCTTTGCATCTTTCGGATATGGATCCGGACCGCTCAGGTCTGGAGGTTTGGATGCCTCACGAGTCTCCTAGCTCTTATGGAGCTAACGGTTCTGAACTTCATGATGCGGCCACGGGCGAAATCATCTTCGGTGTCGGAGGCGGCGGAGCAGACGTGGGTCGTGGAGTTGCGGCTGACATTGACCCGCGCTACCGTGGTTTCGAAACGTGGGCTTCACGCGGAGGCATGCATTCTGTCTCGGGTGAAGCCATCGAGACTGTCAGCCTTCCCTCTATGAATTTCTTGGTTTGGTGGGACGCTGATCCGTTGCGTGAGATGCTTAACAACACTACTATATCCAAGTGGAACTGGAGTGTTGGTTCGCAAGAGGCGATTTTCACGGATGATGGTATCCTCTCCAACAATAGCACCAAAGCGACTCCTAACCTCAGCGGCGACATTCTCGGAGATTGGCGTGAGGAAGTCATCTGGCGCAACGTAGATAGCACAGAGCTGCGTATTTACTCGACGGTCATCCCAGCGAATAACCGTTTGGTCACTCTTATGCACGACCGCCAGTACCGCTTGGCTATCGCGTGGCAGAATGTTGGATACAACCAGCCACCTCACACCGGCTTTTACTTGGGGGATGGAATGTTGCCACCTGCCCGCCCTGACTTCTACTACGCAAGAACCAGTGTGGACCCTGAAGTTTCACTCGTATCTCCTGTTGATGGAGAGGTGTACAAGATCGGCGACGAGGTTGCCATGGTTGCTGAAGCGAGCGATACAGACGGCGCGGTTAGCTCGGTTGAGTTCTACGAAGATGCTAAGTTTTATGGAATGGATTTGACTGATCCATATACGGCGATCTGGGACGCTACGGAGGGTGGCTCGTTTGAGCTGCGAGCTGTGGCAACCGATGACGAAGGTTTGCAGGGCGTATCTGCTCCCCTCGTTGTCACGGTTACTCATAACGATGTTTACGACGATGCGATCGCTTGGTCGCCATGGACCCCGAGAGGGACTCGCGTGGATGGATACCAAGGCGATGGCTACGCCATCCTAGGTCGCCCTTGGCATTTTCTGCTGTATGAAAACGTGGACGGGGGACTTGATGGAGGCCACAAGACGCTTCGCATTCGTTACAGCACCAAGTCTCGCGGCAAGGAGAAACTCTATGTTTGCGTGAATGGGCGCTTCGTACGGCTTCGCCTGAATGAGTCGCACTCCCGCTCACGCTCACGCTCTCATTCTCATTCTCGTTCTCGCTCGCACTCTCAGGATGCGTGGCAGTACGCAGAGACAACAATAGAGCTACTTCCAGGAACTGAGAATACCATCTTCATGTTCGCTCGAGGTGGTACCATTTTGGTCGATGGTATCGAAGTGGAGGGAGTGCTACGTAATCAGGATCCCGAGATACAGCTGATCAATCCAGTCGACGGATACACAAATTTAGAGGGCACGGATCTGTTTCTTTCCGCTCTTGCCAAAGACGTGGGAGGAGCGGTCGCACAGGTCGATTTCCTTGTTAACGATTCTGTGCTCACCACTGATCTTTCAGATCCTTACGAGTACATTTGGAATGATATCCCAGAGGGAGACTATGCTATTAAGGCTACTGCGACCGACGATTTGGGCGCGGTTGTCGAGAGCGATACTGTTAACGTTCTGATCAATAATCCGCCGAGTGTGGAAATCGTTAATCCGAGTACGGGAGCCTATACATTGGTCTCCGAGGCTTTGCCGGTGGACGTTGAGGCATCGGATGGTGTGGGTAGCGTCGAACAGGTTGAGCTTCTCCAGGACGGAGAGTCCCTCGGAGTCTCCGCGGGACCTGAGTTTGGCTTTGAGTGGACGCCGAGCGAGGTCGGACAAATAAGTTTGCAAGCGGTGGCTACAGATAATCGCGGCACAACCGCGAGCTCTTCAGACGTCGCAGTCACTGTATTGCCGGCCGGATACGAAGCTGATTACCAGCTCGAGGATGGCGGACTTGTAGGTGGCTCGGGCGCTGCAGCCGACACCGCAGGCTTCAACGGAACTGGTTACGCCACGCTCCCGAGTGGAGATGCCCAAATTCAGCTGAAGCAAGTCGATGGAGGATCCGGATCGATGGCACTCCTTCGTATCAGATTTGCAAATCCAGAGGCTACTAGCCGAGTGGGGGCTGTACTGGTCAACGGAAACTCGTTCGCGGTTGAATACGATTCTACGGACTCTGCCTTTTCAACGCTGGTCGTACCTGCCCCGTTGGATGCTGGGAAGTCGAACACTATTCTGTTCACTGCGGCAGGCGAAGGTGAACTCTACATCGACGAGCTCACGGTTCGTGGCCTGCAAAGTGAGGCGGATCATACCTACCACGCCGAGAATGGTGTTAGAACCGGATCCATGGTTCTTGAATCCTCCAATACTGGATTCAATGGAATCGGTTACATGAACTTCCCAGGTTCTGAAGGTATCTTAGAGTTCCCAACCGTGGATGGTGGTCTAGGGGGAACCAAGACCCTAAGTGTGCGCTACGCTCTCGGTTCAGGCTCAAGAGCCGGAACGCTCTCGATCAACGGTGTTTCGCAAGCAATCGACTTCGTTGCTTCTGGCAGCTGGACAGGCTACGTGACGATGGATATCGAGATCGAGCTAAATCCAGGAAACAGCAATTCGATCGTGATTGAATCCATCGGCAACGATTTGGCGAATGTCGACGAGGTCATCGTCAGGGATGTCGGAGCTCTTAGCGATGTGCCCGCTGTTACTTTGCTTACTCCTGCTGATCCTGCGATCGAATGGCGTTGGGGCGATACCATGAGCATTACCGCCTCTGCCACGGTAGCTTCCGGTTCGATTGAGAAGGTTGAATATTATGCTATGGATCCTGTAGTCAAAGTTGGCGAGGCCAGCGGCGAGCCATTCGCTTACGATTGGTTTGTATTGCCTGGTGAATACGAGATCTTTGCCCGTGCCTACAGTGACAATGGCTCTGTGGCCGAGTCGTACGGTTACTTAATGGACGTGTCTTTCGACAATGACTTGCCGGTAGCGGAAATTACATCTCCGGGTGAAGGCACTGTATTGCTCGATGGTGACGATGTTACCATCGAGGTAGCGGCCAGCGATCCGGATGGGTCGGTAGCTCTCGTAGAATTCTACGTCGATGACGTTCTGGTTGCTGCGGATACAAGTGCTCCGTACAGCCACACCTTGAGCGCTCTGGCCGCGGGCGGCTACCAAGTAAAGGTTAGAGCCCAGGACAACCTTGGCAGCTACTCTTACGTAGACGTGGTTCAGCTCGGTGTTTTCTACGCCACCGGTGGTGACCTTATCCAAGAGGCTGAAGAAGGCATCGTTGCAGGGTCTTTCGAACTAAATTACGACAGCCGACTGGCAGGACCTGTGGGTGAAGTAAATGCTGTGAAAGCGATCAGTAGCAGCAGCGATGAGGGTACCGACCTGCCAGGGACGGACTATCTGGAGATGCGTTTCAACATTCCGGTACGTGGCTACTACCGCATCAAGTCCTCTGTGGCATCGCCGGATGGCAGTAGCGACTCTATGTATGTCGCCATCGACGGGGCAGATCCCTTCCAGAACCGCTGGGTCACTGCGATTTCGTCTAGCTTCACCGAAGATTACGTGCGTTCCGATTCTCAGGATCCACTCCTGATCTTCTGGGAAGCAGGGGGGCATTTCGTACGCTTTGGCTATCGTGAACCGCTCAAGCTCGATTACTTCGAAGTAGAGTTGGTGAATGAGGCGCCACTGGCTCAGCCATTTTTCACTGAGGGTGGAGAGGCATACCAGGAAGCCGAAAATGCTGCAGAGATCGGCGGAAACTTCACGGTCGTAGAAGACTCTGCTGCCAGTGGTGGATACGCGATCGAAACCGGTGGATCACTGTCTCCGACACCTAACTACGCCCTATTCCAGTTCAATGTGGAATACGCAGGATTCTATGCTCTGAAGGCAGGGGTTAAAACGGTGCTGCTAAATGGAACGACTGACTCGTTCTACGTTTCAATCGATGGCGCATCCAATTCCCAGCACGTATGGGATACCGAACAGTCTGATACCGTCTATGTAGAAGACTACGCAACAAGTCGTACGGCAGGTGATCCTTTGTTGTTCTTCCTCTATCCCGGTGGGCACACGATTCGTATTGGGGACCGCGAAGGCCCATTCCTCGATTGGGTTGAACTCGAGTACCAAGGGGATGGTTTGTAA